One window of Botrimarina mediterranea genomic DNA carries:
- a CDS encoding DinB family protein has product MSTSIATLLLPEFEQEMGGVRRVLERIPTDKLTWKAHEKSNTIGWVANHLANIPSWVEGTIQADEWDIHPVGGEPVPSPAHEDIDAILEMFDANVALAKPLLAATDDETFAKPWSLLVQGEPMITSTKVGVVRTWVINHSIHHRGIMTVYLRLNDIPVPGLYGPSGDE; this is encoded by the coding sequence ATGTCCACATCGATCGCCACGCTGCTGCTGCCCGAGTTCGAACAAGAGATGGGCGGCGTCCGCCGAGTCTTGGAGCGCATCCCCACCGACAAGCTCACCTGGAAGGCGCACGAGAAGTCGAACACGATCGGCTGGGTCGCCAACCATCTGGCGAACATCCCTAGTTGGGTCGAAGGAACCATCCAGGCCGACGAGTGGGACATCCACCCTGTCGGCGGCGAGCCCGTCCCGTCGCCCGCCCACGAGGACATCGACGCCATCCTCGAGATGTTCGACGCCAACGTCGCGCTGGCCAAGCCGCTGCTCGCCGCGACCGACGACGAGACCTTCGCCAAGCCTTGGTCGCTACTGGTCCAAGGCGAGCCGATGATCACCTCCACCAAGGTCGGCGTGGTCCGCACCTGGGTGATCAACCACTCGATCCACCACCGCGGCATCATGACGGTCTACCTGCGTCTGAACGACATCCCCGTCCCGGGTCTCTACGGCCCCTCCGGCGACGAGTAG
- the sucD gene encoding succinate--CoA ligase subunit alpha, with protein MSILVDKSTRLICQGITGKAGEFHSKNCLEYGTKLVGGVTPGKGGQSILGKPIFDTVAEAVEKEDANATMIFVPPPFTADAILEAADAGIEVICAITEGVPVLDMVRVKRELDARVAAGQKVRLIGPNCPGVITPEECKIGIMPGYIHKKGPVGLISRSGTLTYEGVWQLTNLGLGQSTCVGIGGDPVNGTNFIDCLALFQADGATEAILMMGEIGGTAEEEAAAYIKANVTKPVAAFIAGRTAPPGKRMGHAGAIISGGKGTADDKIAALKDAGIEIAESPADMGAALKRAMGK; from the coding sequence ATGTCGATCCTAGTTGACAAGTCCACCCGCCTCATCTGCCAGGGCATCACCGGCAAAGCCGGCGAGTTCCACTCCAAGAACTGCCTCGAGTACGGCACCAAGCTTGTCGGCGGCGTCACGCCCGGTAAGGGCGGGCAGTCGATTCTCGGTAAGCCGATCTTCGACACCGTCGCCGAGGCGGTCGAGAAGGAAGACGCTAACGCGACGATGATCTTCGTCCCGCCGCCGTTCACAGCCGACGCGATCCTCGAAGCAGCCGACGCCGGCATCGAAGTGATCTGCGCCATCACCGAGGGCGTCCCCGTCCTCGACATGGTGCGGGTCAAGCGCGAACTCGACGCCCGCGTCGCCGCCGGTCAGAAGGTGCGTCTCATCGGCCCCAACTGCCCCGGCGTCATCACGCCCGAAGAGTGCAAGATCGGCATCATGCCGGGCTACATCCACAAGAAGGGCCCCGTCGGTCTCATCAGCCGCTCCGGCACGCTCACCTACGAAGGCGTCTGGCAGCTCACGAATCTCGGCCTCGGCCAATCGACCTGCGTCGGCATCGGCGGTGACCCGGTCAACGGCACCAACTTCATTGATTGCCTCGCGCTGTTCCAAGCCGACGGCGCCACCGAAGCCATCCTCATGATGGGCGAGATCGGCGGCACAGCCGAAGAAGAAGCCGCCGCCTACATCAAGGCGAACGTCACCAAGCCCGTCGCCGCATTCATCGCCGGTCGCACCGCCCCCCCGGGCAAGCGGATGGGCCACGCCGGCGCGATCATCAGCGGCGGCAAAGGCACGGCCGACGATAAGATCGCCGCCCTGAAAGACGCCGGAATCGAGATCGCCGAAAGCCCCGCCGACATGGGCGCGGCGCTGAAAAGGGCGATGGGGAAGTAG